Genomic segment of Eupeodes corollae chromosome 2, idEupCoro1.1, whole genome shotgun sequence:
ttttgttcttttaggAAACCCGAAGAAGACTTCAAGAAGAAGCTGCTGAAAAACGTCGACAAGAAAACGAACAGCGAGGTATAAAAGATCCGGAAAAATTCCGAAGACAAAAAGAACGTGCCGAGGAGCTGGAACGACGCGAAAGGGAAGCCGCTAAACAAGGTGGTGCTCCTGTCTTGAAGGTGACACATCATCGATAACATCATCTTTTGCTTATCTTAATTTaatcaatgtttttgttttgtatttagtGGCAGCAAGATTAAACTAGGATTATAGCCAACTCTATATCACATCATCATCACAGCTAAAGTATATcacaccaaataaataaaaaactaatccaaacaaacatttgtttgtgcGACTAACATAATCGAGTTTTTAAGGGTAATCCTCTTAATCTATTTTTATACCTAAAaagcccaacaaaaaaaacaagccaATTGGGCAATCCAAAGTTGTTTCGACTTTTCTAGTAATTTTTATACTACGCTTTGTTATACGTCGTTTTGTAGGTATTATTACCGTTATTACTATTgtatttgttatattatttgttaatttttaaaaaatttaaataaaaattttattcttgTTCTTAATAATTTG
This window contains:
- the LOC129946206 gene encoding small VCP/p97-interacting protein, encoding MGCACCKDSSEESELMPSVETRRRLQEEAAEKRRQENEQRGIKDPEKFRRQKERAEELERREREAAKQGGAPVLKWQQD